From a single Solanum dulcamara chromosome 4, daSolDulc1.2, whole genome shotgun sequence genomic region:
- the LOC129887209 gene encoding uncharacterized protein LOC129887209, producing the protein MGTEVLRPQNCLIDRFREPQPTAVFHRRKNGNGYYNNNGYRKPVVRTEKRKLNNKIQNQSEPSISRRSEESKPVQIPGKATSSADGGIVMGQVMILRRGESLDSLNPNIRKENKTTSSCKKKKPASGSGDELTVYGTGRLGPEQPGMLPKNIRVGRTPTDVYAGSAFSNSPSPRSLPLPSFFNNMNNNNKKQVEFKSFDDSASRDLRRLLRLE; encoded by the coding sequence ATGGGAACAGAAGTTTTGCGGCCACAAAATTGTTTAATTGACAGGTTCAGGGAACCTCAGCCGACGGCGGTGTTTCATCGCCGGAAAAATGGTAATGGGTATTACAACAATAACGGTTACCGGAAACCAGTTGTTAGAACGGAGAAAAGGAAGTTGAACAACAAGATCCAGAACCAATCTGAGCCGTCAATTTCGAGGAGATCTGAGGAATCGAAACCGGTTCAGATCCCAGGAAAAGCTACGTCGTCGGCGGACGGAGGAATCGTGATGGGTCAGGTAATGATTTTGAGAAGGGGAGAGTCGTTGGATTCTCTGAACCCGAATATTCGGAAAGAGAACAAAACGACGTCGTCGTGTAAGAAGAAGAAACCGGCGAGTGGTAGTGGTGATGAGTTGACGGTTTACGGTACCGGAAGATTGGGTCCGGAGCAACCCGGAATGTTGCCCAAAAATATCCGGGTCGGGCGTACTCCGACCGACGTGTATGCCGGATCTGCTTTCTCAAATTCGCCGTCGCCTAGATCACTTCCTTTACCCTCTTTCTTCAACAacatgaacaacaacaacaaaaagcaAGTAGAATTCAAGTCGTTTGATGATTCCGCCTCAAGAGATTTACGGAGGTTGCTCCGACTGGAATAG